The following proteins are co-located in the Rhodococcus opacus B4 genome:
- a CDS encoding lysoplasmalogenase yields the protein MKSKNNWGAEHAVFAGATLATVVGAVTGRERLQRAAKPLIAPALAVRVLRRRAGTDPADVALLLAGLTAATVGDVFMIDPDDDARLVRGASSFAVMQVAYSALLLRRGARPTVPALLPRLSGWAGAAALLRGRAKEVAAPLTAYGSLLGTTSSLSADPSLAPGADIVAKVAVPGADRRSWLGVGGLLFTASDGLIVLRRLVIRGERGRAAAEGLILASYAAAQLMLVEGMLALGRHRITGRA from the coding sequence GTGAAGTCGAAGAACAACTGGGGTGCCGAGCACGCGGTGTTCGCCGGTGCGACGCTGGCCACCGTGGTCGGAGCCGTCACCGGGCGGGAGCGGCTGCAGCGCGCGGCGAAACCACTGATCGCGCCCGCGCTCGCCGTCCGGGTGCTGCGCAGGCGCGCGGGCACCGACCCCGCCGACGTCGCGCTTCTCCTCGCCGGGCTCACCGCCGCGACCGTGGGGGACGTCTTCATGATCGACCCCGACGACGACGCCCGTCTCGTGCGCGGCGCGTCCTCGTTCGCCGTCATGCAGGTCGCCTACTCCGCGCTGCTGCTGCGCCGGGGCGCCCGTCCCACCGTGCCGGCCTTGCTGCCCCGGCTCTCGGGGTGGGCAGGGGCGGCGGCGCTGCTCCGTGGGCGCGCGAAGGAGGTCGCCGCACCGTTGACCGCGTACGGCTCGCTACTCGGTACCACGTCGAGCCTCTCGGCCGATCCGTCCCTCGCGCCCGGCGCCGACATCGTCGCGAAGGTGGCCGTGCCGGGAGCCGACCGACGCAGCTGGCTCGGCGTGGGCGGTTTGCTGTTCACCGCCTCCGACGGCCTGATCGTGTTGCGGCGCTTGGTCATCCGGGGAGAACGGGGCAGGGCCGCGGCCGAAGGGCTGATCCTCGCCAGCTACGCCGCGGCCCAGCTGATGCTCGTCGAGGGCATGCTCGCGCTCGGGCGGCATCGAATCACGGGCAGAGCATGA
- a CDS encoding TrmH family RNA methyltransferase → MSGVETGPVEAEVAETGPTEWGENPNGVGPWTEEHDTPVPADPRYDPELLAGGDRRNVVDAYRYWTREAIVADIDSRRHPLHVAIENFGHDANIGTVVRTANAFAAAAVHIVGRRRWNRRGAMVTDRYQHVLHHPDVDGLVDFARERDLTIVAVDNTPGSVPLETANLPRDCVLLFGQEGPGVTDQAKGVAAMTVSIAQFGSTRSINAGVAAGIAMHAWVRQHADLDRAW, encoded by the coding sequence GTGAGCGGAGTCGAGACCGGCCCGGTGGAGGCCGAGGTCGCCGAGACGGGTCCCACCGAATGGGGGGAGAACCCGAACGGCGTCGGCCCGTGGACCGAGGAGCACGACACCCCGGTCCCTGCCGACCCGCGTTACGACCCCGAACTGCTGGCCGGCGGCGATCGCCGCAACGTGGTCGACGCCTACCGGTACTGGACGCGGGAGGCGATCGTCGCGGACATCGACAGCCGTCGTCACCCGCTCCACGTGGCCATCGAGAACTTCGGGCACGACGCGAACATCGGGACGGTGGTGCGCACCGCGAACGCATTCGCCGCGGCGGCGGTCCACATCGTGGGACGTCGACGCTGGAACCGGCGCGGCGCCATGGTCACCGACCGGTACCAGCATGTCCTCCACCACCCGGACGTCGACGGACTCGTCGACTTCGCACGTGAGAGGGATCTCACCATCGTGGCCGTCGACAACACGCCCGGGTCGGTGCCGCTCGAGACGGCGAACCTGCCCCGCGACTGCGTGCTCCTGTTCGGCCAGGAGGGGCCGGGAGTCACCGACCAGGCGAAAGGGGTTGCGGCGATGACGGTGTCGATCGCCCAGTTCGGTTCCACCCGCAGCATCAACGCGGGCGTCGCCGCGGGAATCGCCATGCATGCGTGGGTTCGTCAGCACGCCGACCTCGACCGTGCGTGGTAG
- a CDS encoding benzoate/H(+) symporter BenE family transporter → MTTTEEPARSEDAQARPPRFERPPWPPAGPRRLLRDLGGTYAANGLIGLIFSATGPVAVILAAGSAGGLSPGQMASWIFGVFFLNGILTVLASWLYRQPLAFFWTIPGTIIVGGSLTHLSWPEVLGAFLVTGLLVLVLGLTGRVRQVMAMLPMPIVMAMVAGVFLKFGTDLVHAVGTDAAVAVPMVVAFVLLASRAALGRWMPPILGALLVGAAAVAVTGRFHPTGTGTAWIAAPMFQAPQFTWQAIAELVVPLAITVIVVQNGQGAAVLTSAGHKPPMNVGTVLCGVWSLATSAVGAVSTCLTGPTNALLVASGQRTRQYTAAVVCGLLAVVVGLFAPLFVQLMLATPAAFVATLGGLAMLRALQGSFVAAFSSRYTLGALVTFLVTVSNVQFLNIGAAFWGLVMGLLVSRVMESGDFRTG, encoded by the coding sequence ATGACGACCACCGAGGAACCGGCCCGCAGCGAAGACGCGCAGGCGCGCCCCCCTCGCTTCGAACGACCGCCGTGGCCGCCCGCCGGCCCCCGCCGCCTGCTCCGCGACCTCGGCGGCACCTACGCCGCCAACGGGCTGATCGGGCTGATCTTCTCCGCGACCGGTCCCGTGGCCGTGATCCTGGCCGCCGGTTCCGCGGGCGGACTGTCGCCCGGGCAGATGGCGTCGTGGATCTTCGGCGTCTTCTTCCTCAACGGCATCCTCACCGTCCTCGCCAGCTGGCTGTACCGTCAGCCGCTCGCGTTCTTCTGGACGATCCCCGGCACGATCATCGTCGGCGGCTCGCTCACCCACCTGTCGTGGCCGGAGGTGCTCGGGGCGTTCCTCGTGACCGGGCTCCTGGTCCTCGTCCTCGGCCTGACCGGGCGGGTGCGCCAGGTCATGGCGATGCTCCCGATGCCGATCGTCATGGCGATGGTCGCCGGCGTCTTCCTGAAGTTCGGCACCGACCTCGTTCACGCCGTGGGAACCGATGCGGCCGTGGCCGTTCCGATGGTCGTCGCCTTCGTCCTCCTCGCGTCCCGCGCCGCGCTCGGCCGGTGGATGCCCCCGATCCTGGGCGCCCTGCTCGTCGGCGCGGCCGCGGTCGCGGTCACGGGCCGCTTCCACCCCACCGGCACTGGCACAGCGTGGATCGCGGCGCCGATGTTCCAGGCTCCGCAGTTCACCTGGCAGGCGATCGCCGAACTGGTCGTCCCGCTGGCGATCACGGTCATCGTCGTGCAGAACGGTCAGGGTGCAGCCGTGCTGACGTCGGCCGGCCACAAGCCGCCGATGAACGTCGGCACCGTCCTGTGCGGGGTCTGGTCCCTCGCCACCTCCGCCGTCGGAGCCGTGTCGACGTGCCTGACGGGGCCGACCAACGCCCTGCTGGTGGCGTCGGGGCAGCGCACCCGGCAGTACACGGCGGCCGTCGTCTGCGGATTGCTCGCCGTGGTCGTGGGCCTGTTCGCCCCACTGTTCGTTCAGCTGATGCTGGCCACCCCGGCCGCGTTCGTCGCGACGCTCGGCGGTCTGGCGATGCTCCGGGCGCTGCAGGGGTCGTTCGTCGCCGCGTTCAGCTCCCGGTACACGCTCGGCGCGCTCGTGACGTTTCTGGTGACCGTCTCGAACGTGCAGTTCCTCAACATCGGGGCGGCCTTCTGGGGACTGGTCATGGGACTGCTCGTGTCCCGGGTGATGGAATCGGGTGACTTCCG
- a CDS encoding ScbR family autoregulator-binding transcription factor yields MAKQARAAATRHQVLEGAALSFEKLGYGGASLSGILSYADVTKGALYFHFESKEALAWAVIKEQHAMAMLAAQRVLATAQSPMEAILLCAKEMARQLLTEPIVRAGVRLTLELGTSRGPATDPYIDWTDTLVALAGKAREAGQLRATVDPAALARFLVSSFTGMQLVSEALTGRADLYERLADMWDLLLPSIASPDMLPRLLELAALRDDVAS; encoded by the coding sequence ATGGCAAAACAGGCGCGCGCGGCGGCCACCCGCCATCAAGTATTGGAAGGTGCGGCGCTGAGCTTCGAGAAGCTCGGGTACGGCGGCGCGAGCCTGAGCGGCATCCTCTCCTACGCCGATGTCACGAAGGGCGCCTTGTACTTTCATTTCGAGTCCAAGGAGGCGCTGGCCTGGGCGGTGATCAAGGAACAGCACGCGATGGCGATGCTGGCGGCGCAGCGCGTGCTCGCGACGGCGCAGTCACCGATGGAGGCGATCCTGTTGTGCGCCAAGGAGATGGCACGCCAGCTGCTGACCGAGCCGATCGTGCGGGCGGGTGTGCGACTGACCCTCGAGCTCGGGACGTCCCGCGGCCCGGCCACCGATCCGTACATCGACTGGACCGACACTCTCGTCGCACTCGCGGGCAAGGCGCGGGAGGCCGGGCAACTGCGCGCGACCGTCGATCCCGCGGCGCTGGCCCGTTTCCTGGTCAGTTCGTTCACGGGCATGCAGTTGGTGTCCGAGGCGCTGACCGGGCGTGCCGACCTGTACGAGCGGCTGGCCGACATGTGGGACCTGCTGCTGCCCTCGATCGCGTCGCCGGACATGCTGCCGCGCCTCCTCGAACTCGCGGCACTGCGCGACGACGTCGCGTCCTGA